A genomic region of Phragmites australis chromosome 2, lpPhrAust1.1, whole genome shotgun sequence contains the following coding sequences:
- the LOC133909264 gene encoding DNA repair protein XRCC2 homolog isoform X4 yields MAVGAGVDPRAWLAVDETAGAFLSRSLSTRPPIILPPPLHRAPLRPGNVVEIAGPSNSGKSHLLLMAAAQCILPKEWEGIYFGGLGKAVMYLDLDCRFDVLRLAQILRNRIAEGCSSACPRNGEPGKDSSTDKFHCSFESTLFSDCMQRFLYVRCYSSPEFIAALKSVQSQLRSEVLGAGIYFLMIDSIGAFYWIDRDSQPVRENKGKSLQSITETVVQEIHKVLQLQPALVLVTKSPIYGEGTTAANDFNRVSSKYMLEDSTVLRYSRQEEQRNLSCRDYMPSIWQSFVTHRIKLQVEEAELSSVQENDVLSTHTSEWVQPSLKTKEKFCIRDEVHWLLNQMRRRIIRHKAAEAPKCQVLPSSQN; encoded by the exons ATGGCCGTAGGGGCGGGAGTAGACCCCCGAGCGTGGCTAGCCGTCGACGAGACGGCGGGAGCCTTCCTCTCTCGCTCCCTCTCCACGCGGCCCCCCATcatcctgccgccgccgcttcaCCGCgcgccgctccgcccgggcaaCGTCGTCGAGATCGCTGGCCCGTCTAACTCCGGCAAgtcccacctcctcctcatg GCTGCAGCGCAGTGCATACTACCGAAGGAGTGGGAGGGCATCTACTTTGGAGGGTTGGGGAAAGCAGTAATGTATTTGGACCTGGATTGCCGATTTGATGTGCTGCGGCTGGCTCAAATTCTGAGGAATCGCATTGCGGAGGGTTGCA GTTCAGCATGTCCAAGAAATGGAGAACCTGGAAAGGATAGCAGCACAGACAAATTTCATTGTTCTTTTGAAAGCACACTGTTTTCTGATTGCATGCAGCGTTTCTTGTATGTCCGTTGTTACAGCAGTCCCGAATTTATAGCTGCTTTGAAG TCTGTACAGTCTCAATTAAGGAGTGAAGTTCTTGGTGCCGGtatatattttcttatgataGACAG CATTGGTGCGTTCTACTGGATAGATCGTGATTCTCAACCTGTCCGAGAGAATAAAGG GAAATCACTGCAAAGTATTACTGAAACTGTTGTCCAAGAGATTCACAAGGTTTTGCAACTTCAACCTGCATTAGTGTTAGTCACAAAGTCACCTATTTATGGGGAAGGAACTACAGCAGCAAATGACTTCAACAG GGTTTCTTCGAAGTACATGCTAGAGGATTCAACAGTTCTGAGATATTCAAGGCAGGAGGAACAAAGAAATCTGTCTTGTCGGGATTATATGCCATCAATATGGCAG TCATTTGTTACACACAGGATAAAGCTGCAAG TGGAAGAAGCAGAACTTTCCTCTGTGCAGGAAAATGATGTGCTTTCTACGCATACTTCTGAGTGGGTGCAACCTTCCCTCAAAACAAAGGAGAAGTTTTGTATCAGGGAT GAAGTACACTGGCTTCTGAACCAGATGAGGAGGAGAATTATAAGGCATAAGGCTGCAGAGGCACCAAAGTGTCAGGTATTACCTTCTTCACAAAATTAG
- the LOC133909264 gene encoding DNA repair protein XRCC2 homolog isoform X7 — MAVGAGVDPRAWLAVDETAGAFLSRSLSTRPPIILPPPLHRAPLRPGNVVEIAGPSNSGKSHLLLMAAAQCILPKEWEGIYFGGLGKAVMYLDLDCRFDVLRLAQILRNRIAEGCSSACPRNGEPGKDSSTDKFHCSFESTLFSDCMQRFLYVRCYSSPEFIAALKSVQSQLRSEVLGAGIYFLMIDSIGAFYWIDRDSQPVRENKGKSLQSITETVVQEIHKVLQLQPALVLVTKSPIYGEGTTAANDFNRVSSKYMLEDSTVLRYSRQEEQRNLSCRDYMPSIWQSFVTHRIKLQVEEAELSSVQENDVLSTHTSEWVQPSLKTKEKFCIRDDGVVLIQ, encoded by the exons ATGGCCGTAGGGGCGGGAGTAGACCCCCGAGCGTGGCTAGCCGTCGACGAGACGGCGGGAGCCTTCCTCTCTCGCTCCCTCTCCACGCGGCCCCCCATcatcctgccgccgccgcttcaCCGCgcgccgctccgcccgggcaaCGTCGTCGAGATCGCTGGCCCGTCTAACTCCGGCAAgtcccacctcctcctcatg GCTGCAGCGCAGTGCATACTACCGAAGGAGTGGGAGGGCATCTACTTTGGAGGGTTGGGGAAAGCAGTAATGTATTTGGACCTGGATTGCCGATTTGATGTGCTGCGGCTGGCTCAAATTCTGAGGAATCGCATTGCGGAGGGTTGCA GTTCAGCATGTCCAAGAAATGGAGAACCTGGAAAGGATAGCAGCACAGACAAATTTCATTGTTCTTTTGAAAGCACACTGTTTTCTGATTGCATGCAGCGTTTCTTGTATGTCCGTTGTTACAGCAGTCCCGAATTTATAGCTGCTTTGAAG TCTGTACAGTCTCAATTAAGGAGTGAAGTTCTTGGTGCCGGtatatattttcttatgataGACAG CATTGGTGCGTTCTACTGGATAGATCGTGATTCTCAACCTGTCCGAGAGAATAAAGG GAAATCACTGCAAAGTATTACTGAAACTGTTGTCCAAGAGATTCACAAGGTTTTGCAACTTCAACCTGCATTAGTGTTAGTCACAAAGTCACCTATTTATGGGGAAGGAACTACAGCAGCAAATGACTTCAACAG GGTTTCTTCGAAGTACATGCTAGAGGATTCAACAGTTCTGAGATATTCAAGGCAGGAGGAACAAAGAAATCTGTCTTGTCGGGATTATATGCCATCAATATGGCAG TCATTTGTTACACACAGGATAAAGCTGCAAG TGGAAGAAGCAGAACTTTCCTCTGTGCAGGAAAATGATGTGCTTTCTACGCATACTTCTGAGTGGGTGCAACCTTCCCTCAAAACAAAGGAGAAGTTTTGTATCAGGGAT GATGGTGTTGTCCTTATACAGTGA
- the LOC133909264 gene encoding DNA repair protein XRCC2 homolog isoform X2, producing MAVGAGVDPRAWLAVDETAGAFLSRSLSTRPPIILPPPLHRAPLRPGNVVEIAGPSNSGKSHLLLMAAAQCILPKEWEGIYFGGLGKAVMYLDLDCRFDVLRLAQILRNRIAEGCSSACPRNGEPGKDSSTDKFHCSFESTLFSDCMQRFLYVRCYSSPEFIAALKSVQSQLRSEVLGAGIYFLMIDSIGAFYWIDRDSQPVRENKGKSLQSITETVVQEIHKVLQLQPALVLVTKSPIYGEGTTAANDFNRVSSKYMLEDSTVLRYSRQEEQRNLSCRDYMPSIWQSFVTHRIKLQVEEAELSSVQENDVLSTHTSEWVQPSLKTKEKFCIRDEVHWLLNQMRRRIIRHKAAEAPKCQISFVGVLALCADPRPQCIRSPDGSQYG from the exons ATGGCCGTAGGGGCGGGAGTAGACCCCCGAGCGTGGCTAGCCGTCGACGAGACGGCGGGAGCCTTCCTCTCTCGCTCCCTCTCCACGCGGCCCCCCATcatcctgccgccgccgcttcaCCGCgcgccgctccgcccgggcaaCGTCGTCGAGATCGCTGGCCCGTCTAACTCCGGCAAgtcccacctcctcctcatg GCTGCAGCGCAGTGCATACTACCGAAGGAGTGGGAGGGCATCTACTTTGGAGGGTTGGGGAAAGCAGTAATGTATTTGGACCTGGATTGCCGATTTGATGTGCTGCGGCTGGCTCAAATTCTGAGGAATCGCATTGCGGAGGGTTGCA GTTCAGCATGTCCAAGAAATGGAGAACCTGGAAAGGATAGCAGCACAGACAAATTTCATTGTTCTTTTGAAAGCACACTGTTTTCTGATTGCATGCAGCGTTTCTTGTATGTCCGTTGTTACAGCAGTCCCGAATTTATAGCTGCTTTGAAG TCTGTACAGTCTCAATTAAGGAGTGAAGTTCTTGGTGCCGGtatatattttcttatgataGACAG CATTGGTGCGTTCTACTGGATAGATCGTGATTCTCAACCTGTCCGAGAGAATAAAGG GAAATCACTGCAAAGTATTACTGAAACTGTTGTCCAAGAGATTCACAAGGTTTTGCAACTTCAACCTGCATTAGTGTTAGTCACAAAGTCACCTATTTATGGGGAAGGAACTACAGCAGCAAATGACTTCAACAG GGTTTCTTCGAAGTACATGCTAGAGGATTCAACAGTTCTGAGATATTCAAGGCAGGAGGAACAAAGAAATCTGTCTTGTCGGGATTATATGCCATCAATATGGCAG TCATTTGTTACACACAGGATAAAGCTGCAAG TGGAAGAAGCAGAACTTTCCTCTGTGCAGGAAAATGATGTGCTTTCTACGCATACTTCTGAGTGGGTGCAACCTTCCCTCAAAACAAAGGAGAAGTTTTGTATCAGGGAT GAAGTACACTGGCTTCTGAACCAGATGAGGAGGAGAATTATAAGGCATAAGGCTGCAGAGGCACCAAAGTGTCAG ATTTCTTTCGTTGGCGTCCTGGCGTTATGTGCCGATCCACGGCCCCAGTGCATCCGGTCACCTGATGGATCACAATATGGGTAA
- the LOC133909264 gene encoding DNA repair protein XRCC2 homolog isoform X3 — translation MAVGAGVDPRAWLAVDETAGAFLSRSLSTRPPIILPPPLHRAPLRPGNVVEIAGPSNSGKSHLLLMAAAQCILPKEWEGIYFGGLGKAVMYLDLDCRFDVLRLAQILRNRIAEGCSSACPRNGEPGKDSSTDKFHCSFESTLFSDCMQRFLYVRCYSSPEFIAALKSVQSQLRSEVLGAGIYFLMIDSIGAFYWIDRDSQPVRENKGKSLQSITETVVQEIHKVLQLQPALVLVTKSPIYGEGTTAANDFNRVSSKYMLEDSTVLRYSRQEEQRNLSCRDYMPSIWQSFVTHRIKLQVEEAELSSVQENDVLSTHTSEWVQPSLKTKEKFCIRDEVHWLLNQMRRRIIRHKAAEAPKCQARTDPPWWWPCWRRAPRLQ, via the exons ATGGCCGTAGGGGCGGGAGTAGACCCCCGAGCGTGGCTAGCCGTCGACGAGACGGCGGGAGCCTTCCTCTCTCGCTCCCTCTCCACGCGGCCCCCCATcatcctgccgccgccgcttcaCCGCgcgccgctccgcccgggcaaCGTCGTCGAGATCGCTGGCCCGTCTAACTCCGGCAAgtcccacctcctcctcatg GCTGCAGCGCAGTGCATACTACCGAAGGAGTGGGAGGGCATCTACTTTGGAGGGTTGGGGAAAGCAGTAATGTATTTGGACCTGGATTGCCGATTTGATGTGCTGCGGCTGGCTCAAATTCTGAGGAATCGCATTGCGGAGGGTTGCA GTTCAGCATGTCCAAGAAATGGAGAACCTGGAAAGGATAGCAGCACAGACAAATTTCATTGTTCTTTTGAAAGCACACTGTTTTCTGATTGCATGCAGCGTTTCTTGTATGTCCGTTGTTACAGCAGTCCCGAATTTATAGCTGCTTTGAAG TCTGTACAGTCTCAATTAAGGAGTGAAGTTCTTGGTGCCGGtatatattttcttatgataGACAG CATTGGTGCGTTCTACTGGATAGATCGTGATTCTCAACCTGTCCGAGAGAATAAAGG GAAATCACTGCAAAGTATTACTGAAACTGTTGTCCAAGAGATTCACAAGGTTTTGCAACTTCAACCTGCATTAGTGTTAGTCACAAAGTCACCTATTTATGGGGAAGGAACTACAGCAGCAAATGACTTCAACAG GGTTTCTTCGAAGTACATGCTAGAGGATTCAACAGTTCTGAGATATTCAAGGCAGGAGGAACAAAGAAATCTGTCTTGTCGGGATTATATGCCATCAATATGGCAG TCATTTGTTACACACAGGATAAAGCTGCAAG TGGAAGAAGCAGAACTTTCCTCTGTGCAGGAAAATGATGTGCTTTCTACGCATACTTCTGAGTGGGTGCAACCTTCCCTCAAAACAAAGGAGAAGTTTTGTATCAGGGAT GAAGTACACTGGCTTCTGAACCAGATGAGGAGGAGAATTATAAGGCATAAGGCTGCAGAGGCACCAAAGTGTCAG GCTCGAACTGATCCGCCATGGTGGTGGCCTTGTTGGAGGCGAGCTCCCCGCCTTCAATGA
- the LOC133909264 gene encoding DNA repair protein XRCC2 homolog isoform X1: MAVGAGVDPRAWLAVDETAGAFLSRSLSTRPPIILPPPLHRAPLRPGNVVEIAGPSNSGKSHLLLMAAAQCILPKEWEGIYFGGLGKAVMYLDLDCRFDVLRLAQILRNRIAEGCSSACPRNGEPGKDSSTDKFHCSFESTLFSDCMQRFLYVRCYSSPEFIAALKSVQSQLRSEVLGAGIYFLMIDSIGAFYWIDRDSQPVRENKGKSLQSITETVVQEIHKVLQLQPALVLVTKSPIYGEGTTAANDFNRVSSKYMLEDSTVLRYSRQEEQRNLSCRDYMPSIWQSFVTHRIKLQVEEAELSSVQENDVLSTHTSEWVQPSLKTKEKFCIRDEVHWLLNQMRRRIIRHKAAEAPKCQILMFQLVFHAPFSRKRRATFWRSQSYCTYP, from the exons ATGGCCGTAGGGGCGGGAGTAGACCCCCGAGCGTGGCTAGCCGTCGACGAGACGGCGGGAGCCTTCCTCTCTCGCTCCCTCTCCACGCGGCCCCCCATcatcctgccgccgccgcttcaCCGCgcgccgctccgcccgggcaaCGTCGTCGAGATCGCTGGCCCGTCTAACTCCGGCAAgtcccacctcctcctcatg GCTGCAGCGCAGTGCATACTACCGAAGGAGTGGGAGGGCATCTACTTTGGAGGGTTGGGGAAAGCAGTAATGTATTTGGACCTGGATTGCCGATTTGATGTGCTGCGGCTGGCTCAAATTCTGAGGAATCGCATTGCGGAGGGTTGCA GTTCAGCATGTCCAAGAAATGGAGAACCTGGAAAGGATAGCAGCACAGACAAATTTCATTGTTCTTTTGAAAGCACACTGTTTTCTGATTGCATGCAGCGTTTCTTGTATGTCCGTTGTTACAGCAGTCCCGAATTTATAGCTGCTTTGAAG TCTGTACAGTCTCAATTAAGGAGTGAAGTTCTTGGTGCCGGtatatattttcttatgataGACAG CATTGGTGCGTTCTACTGGATAGATCGTGATTCTCAACCTGTCCGAGAGAATAAAGG GAAATCACTGCAAAGTATTACTGAAACTGTTGTCCAAGAGATTCACAAGGTTTTGCAACTTCAACCTGCATTAGTGTTAGTCACAAAGTCACCTATTTATGGGGAAGGAACTACAGCAGCAAATGACTTCAACAG GGTTTCTTCGAAGTACATGCTAGAGGATTCAACAGTTCTGAGATATTCAAGGCAGGAGGAACAAAGAAATCTGTCTTGTCGGGATTATATGCCATCAATATGGCAG TCATTTGTTACACACAGGATAAAGCTGCAAG TGGAAGAAGCAGAACTTTCCTCTGTGCAGGAAAATGATGTGCTTTCTACGCATACTTCTGAGTGGGTGCAACCTTCCCTCAAAACAAAGGAGAAGTTTTGTATCAGGGAT GAAGTACACTGGCTTCTGAACCAGATGAGGAGGAGAATTATAAGGCATAAGGCTGCAGAGGCACCAAAGTGTCAG ATTCTTATGTTCCAGCTAGTGTTTCATGCTCCTTTTTCTAGGAAGAGACGTGCCACGTTTTGGCGCTCACAAAGTTACTGTACTTATCCTTGA
- the LOC133909264 gene encoding DNA repair protein XRCC2 homolog isoform X5 yields the protein MAVGAGVDPRAWLAVDETAGAFLSRSLSTRPPIILPPPLHRAPLRPGNVVEIAGPSNSGKSHLLLMAAAQCILPKEWEGIYFGGLGKAVMYLDLDCRFDVLRLAQILRNRIAEGCSSACPRNGEPGKDSSTDKFHCSFESTLFSDCMQRFLYVRCYSSPEFIAALKSVQSQLRSEVLGAGIYFLMIDSIGAFYWIDRDSQPVRENKGKSLQSITETVVQEIHKVLQLQPALVLVTKSPIYGEGTTAANDFNRVSSKYMLEDSTVLRYSRQEEQRNLSCRDYMPSIWQSFVTHRIKLQVEEAELSSVQENDVLSTHTSEWVQPSLKTKEKFCIRDEYQFVFHGGPRPAYIHMYK from the exons ATGGCCGTAGGGGCGGGAGTAGACCCCCGAGCGTGGCTAGCCGTCGACGAGACGGCGGGAGCCTTCCTCTCTCGCTCCCTCTCCACGCGGCCCCCCATcatcctgccgccgccgcttcaCCGCgcgccgctccgcccgggcaaCGTCGTCGAGATCGCTGGCCCGTCTAACTCCGGCAAgtcccacctcctcctcatg GCTGCAGCGCAGTGCATACTACCGAAGGAGTGGGAGGGCATCTACTTTGGAGGGTTGGGGAAAGCAGTAATGTATTTGGACCTGGATTGCCGATTTGATGTGCTGCGGCTGGCTCAAATTCTGAGGAATCGCATTGCGGAGGGTTGCA GTTCAGCATGTCCAAGAAATGGAGAACCTGGAAAGGATAGCAGCACAGACAAATTTCATTGTTCTTTTGAAAGCACACTGTTTTCTGATTGCATGCAGCGTTTCTTGTATGTCCGTTGTTACAGCAGTCCCGAATTTATAGCTGCTTTGAAG TCTGTACAGTCTCAATTAAGGAGTGAAGTTCTTGGTGCCGGtatatattttcttatgataGACAG CATTGGTGCGTTCTACTGGATAGATCGTGATTCTCAACCTGTCCGAGAGAATAAAGG GAAATCACTGCAAAGTATTACTGAAACTGTTGTCCAAGAGATTCACAAGGTTTTGCAACTTCAACCTGCATTAGTGTTAGTCACAAAGTCACCTATTTATGGGGAAGGAACTACAGCAGCAAATGACTTCAACAG GGTTTCTTCGAAGTACATGCTAGAGGATTCAACAGTTCTGAGATATTCAAGGCAGGAGGAACAAAGAAATCTGTCTTGTCGGGATTATATGCCATCAATATGGCAG TCATTTGTTACACACAGGATAAAGCTGCAAG TGGAAGAAGCAGAACTTTCCTCTGTGCAGGAAAATGATGTGCTTTCTACGCATACTTCTGAGTGGGTGCAACCTTCCCTCAAAACAAAGGAGAAGTTTTGTATCAGGGAT GAATATCAATTTGTATTCCATGGAGGCCCTAGGCcagcatacatacatatgtacaaGTGA
- the LOC133909264 gene encoding DNA repair protein XRCC2 homolog isoform X6 has product MAVGAGVDPRAWLAVDETAGAFLSRSLSTRPPIILPPPLHRAPLRPGNVVEIAGPSNSGKSHLLLMAAAQCILPKEWEGIYFGGLGKAVMYLDLDCRFDVLRLAQILRNRIAEGCSSACPRNGEPGKDSSTDKFHCSFESTLFSDCMQRFLYVRCYSSPEFIAALKSVQSQLRSEVLGAGIYFLMIDSIGAFYWIDRDSQPVRENKGKSLQSITETVVQEIHKVLQLQPALVLVTKSPIYGEGTTAANDFNRVSSKYMLEDSTVLRYSRQEEQRNLSCRDYMPSIWQSFVTHRIKLQVEEAELSSVQENDVLSTHTSEWVQPSLKTKEKFCIRDVHDISICANH; this is encoded by the exons ATGGCCGTAGGGGCGGGAGTAGACCCCCGAGCGTGGCTAGCCGTCGACGAGACGGCGGGAGCCTTCCTCTCTCGCTCCCTCTCCACGCGGCCCCCCATcatcctgccgccgccgcttcaCCGCgcgccgctccgcccgggcaaCGTCGTCGAGATCGCTGGCCCGTCTAACTCCGGCAAgtcccacctcctcctcatg GCTGCAGCGCAGTGCATACTACCGAAGGAGTGGGAGGGCATCTACTTTGGAGGGTTGGGGAAAGCAGTAATGTATTTGGACCTGGATTGCCGATTTGATGTGCTGCGGCTGGCTCAAATTCTGAGGAATCGCATTGCGGAGGGTTGCA GTTCAGCATGTCCAAGAAATGGAGAACCTGGAAAGGATAGCAGCACAGACAAATTTCATTGTTCTTTTGAAAGCACACTGTTTTCTGATTGCATGCAGCGTTTCTTGTATGTCCGTTGTTACAGCAGTCCCGAATTTATAGCTGCTTTGAAG TCTGTACAGTCTCAATTAAGGAGTGAAGTTCTTGGTGCCGGtatatattttcttatgataGACAG CATTGGTGCGTTCTACTGGATAGATCGTGATTCTCAACCTGTCCGAGAGAATAAAGG GAAATCACTGCAAAGTATTACTGAAACTGTTGTCCAAGAGATTCACAAGGTTTTGCAACTTCAACCTGCATTAGTGTTAGTCACAAAGTCACCTATTTATGGGGAAGGAACTACAGCAGCAAATGACTTCAACAG GGTTTCTTCGAAGTACATGCTAGAGGATTCAACAGTTCTGAGATATTCAAGGCAGGAGGAACAAAGAAATCTGTCTTGTCGGGATTATATGCCATCAATATGGCAG TCATTTGTTACACACAGGATAAAGCTGCAAG TGGAAGAAGCAGAACTTTCCTCTGTGCAGGAAAATGATGTGCTTTCTACGCATACTTCTGAGTGGGTGCAACCTTCCCTCAAAACAAAGGAGAAGTTTTGTATCAGGGAT GTGCATGACATTTCTATTTGTGCAAATCATTAG